The region CGGCCAGACGCCACACTGAACCTGACCGATATGGGGTAATTGCAGCAGCAGCATGGTTAAACGGGACTGGCCGATACCGCCGCCGATCGTCTGAGGCATTTCACCGCGCAGCAGCGCCTGGTGCCACTCGAGTTTGAGACGATCTTCATCACCGGTGACCGCCAGCTGGCGCTTCAGCGCGTCGGCATCCACGCGGATCCCCATAGATGAAATCTCGAATGCGTCTTCCAGTACCGGGTTCCACACCAGAATATCGCCGTTCAGCCCGGCAAATTCGCCCTCACCTACAGTGCTCCAGTCATCATAATCCGGTGCGCGAACGTCGTGGCGTTTGCCATCAGACAGTTTGCCGCCGATACCGATCAGGAATACTGCACCTAATTCTTTAGCGATCGCACGCTCGCGACCTTTAGCATCGAGATCCGGGAAGCGGCTCAGCAGCTCCTGGCTGTGGACAAAGTGGATCGTATCCGGCAGGAACGGTGCCAGACCAAACTCTTTGCTCACGGCCGCTTCGGTTGCTTTGATCCCGGCGTAGATCGCCTCAACGGTGGATTTCAGCGTACCGACGTGGCGTTCACCATCACCCATTACGCGCTCCCAGTCCCACTGGTCAACGTAAACGGAATGAATCGGAGAAAGGCGGTCTTCATCGGGACGAAGGGCTTTCATGTGCGTGTAGAGCCCTTCGCCCGCGCTGAAGTCGTGTTGTCCCAGAGTTTGACGCTTCCACTTCGCCAGGGAATGAACCACTTCGAACTGAGCGTCTGGCAGCGTTTTCACTTTTACCTGTACCGCTTTTTCGCATCCAGAGAGGTTATCCTGCGTCCCGTCACCCACGCGGCTCAGAATCGGCGCCTGAACTTCAATAAGGCCAAGCTTCTCTTCCAGCTGGCGGGAAAAATGGGATTTTACGAAACTGATCTGGCGTTGTTTTGCGATGTAAGCGGTTTTCATTATTTATACTCCTGCGTCCTGTTGATATTGATTAAGCAACAGAAATGGCATCATATTCAATAACTCATCAACAAAAAGCCACCTTCACTTTTGATTCGATAAAATTAAACGCTAGAATAGGGTGATTCATTAATCCTCATAAGAAAAAACTATGGAAAATTATCAGATCGACAATCTCGACCGCGGCATTCTGGAGGCGTTAATGGCCAATGCCCGTACCGCCTACGCCGAGCTGGCAAAACAGTTTGGCGTCAGCCCGGGAACCATTCACGTCCGCGTAGAGAAGATGAAGCAGGCGGGGATCATTACCGGCGCACGCATTGACGTCAGTCCTAAACATCTGGGTTACGACGTCTGCTGCTTCATCGGCATCATTCTTAAAAGCGCCAAAGACTACCCTTCCGCCCTGGCGAAGCTGAACGCGCTGGATGAAGTCACCGAGGCGTATTACACCACCGGGCATTACAGCATCTTTATTAAAGTCATGTGCCGATCCATCGACGCCCTCCAGCAGGTACTTATCAACAAGATCCAAACAATCGATGAAATTCAATCCACCGAGACGCTGATCTCCCTGCAAAACCCGATCATGCGTACCATCCGCCCGTGATCGGGCAAATTCATTCCCACATTTTCCACAGGTAGATCCCAGCTCGTTCACAGCGTACAATGACCGTCTCTTTATCTGGGCGAGCGATCAATGGCGGACATTACCCTTATCAGCGGCAGCACCCTTGGTGGTGCGGAATACGTAGCGGAACACCTGGCTGAAAAGCTGGAAGATGCGGGCTTTTCCACGGAAACCCTGCACGGTCCGTTGCTTGAAGATCTCCCGACTGACGGGGTCTGGCTGCTGATCACCTCCACGCACGGCGCGGGCGATCTGCCGGATAACCTGCAACCTTTATATGACGAACTGCTGGAACAGCAGCCCGACCTGTCAAACGTCCGTTTTGGCGCGGTGGGGATCGGCAGTCGTGAATATGACACCTTTTGCGGGGCAATAGAGAAAGTTGAAGCCGCTGTAACCTCTTGTGGAGCAAAACAGCTGGGTGAAACGCTCAAGATCAACATCCTCGATCATGACATTCCGGAGGATCCAGCCGAGATCTGGCTCGCGGAATGGAAAAATTTACTCAAAACCGATTAAAGATCGCGCGAACAGATGTGGATAACTCTGGTTAAAAGCTCGTATTAACCCGTAGTTATCCAAAGAACAACTGTTGTATCGTTTTTGACCTGTGTATAAAGTCGCGATCTGATCCCAGCTTATACTGTCCAGGATCACCGATCATTCACAGCAAACGATCCTTTCTAACTGCATGATCTTCTTTGTGAGATCGGACTTATCCACACAGGTTCGCGATCCTAATAAGAGATCACAATAGAACAGATCTCTAAATAAAAAGATCTTCTTTTTAATAGCCCAGGATCCCAATGCTTTCTCGAAAGACTAAAGTTGAGTAGAATCCACGGCCCGGGCTTCAATCCATTTTCATACCGCTTTACGCGAGGCAGACCACCATGTTTTATCAGGATCCTTTTGACGTCATCATCATTGGCGGGGGTCATGCAGGCACTGAGGCCGCAATGGCCGCAGCGCGTATGGGTCAGCAGACCCTGCTTTTGACACACAATATCGACACGCTGGGACAAATGTCCTGTAATCCGGCGATTGGCGGCATTGGGAAAGGACACCTGGTAAAAGAAGTGGATGCACTTGGCGGCCTGATGGCGAAAGCGATCGATCATGCTGGCATCCAGTTTAGGATACTAAACGCGAGTAAAGGTCCCGCCGTGCGTGCGACCCGAGCTCAGGCAGACCGCGTACTTTACCGTCAGGCTGTGCGTACCGCCCTGGAGAACCAGCCGAACCTGATGATCTTCCAGCAGGCGGTTGAAGATCTTATCGTTGAGAACGATCGCGTCGTAGGTGCCGTGACCCAGATGGGTCTCAAATTCCGTGCGAAAGCCGTGGTGCTGACCGTGGGCACATTCCTGGACGGTAAAATTCATATCGGTCTGGATAACTACAGCGGTGGCCGTGCCGGCGATCCGCCGTCTATTCCCCTGTCTCGCCGTCTGCGTGAACTGCCGCTGCGCGTCAGCCGCCTGAAAACCGGCACGCCGCCGCGTATTGATGCGCGCACCATTGATTTCAGCGTGCTGGCGCAACAGCACGGTGATAATCCGATGCCGGTGTTCTCGTTCATGGGCAATGCGGCTCAGCATCCGCAGCAGGTACCGTGCTACATCACGCATACCAACGAGAAAACCCATGACGTGATCCGCAATAACCTCGATCGCAGCCCCATGTATGCCGGCGTGATCGAAGGGATCGGCCCACGCTACTGTCCGTCGATCGAAGACAAAGTGATGCGCTTCGCCGATCGTAACCAGCACCAGATCTTCCTGGAGCCGGAAGGGCTGACCTCTAATGAAATTTATCCGAACGGCATCTCCACCAGCCTGCCGTTCGATGTACAGATGCAAATTGTTCGCTCAATGCAGGGGATGGAGAATGCGAAAATCGTTCGTCCCGGCTACGCTATTGAGTACGATTTCTTCGATCCGCGCGACCTGAAGCCAACCCTGGAAAGCAAATTCATCCACGGTCTGTTCTTCGCGGGGCAGATTAACGGCACTACCGGCTACGAAGAAGCGGCTGCGCAGGGCCTGCTTGCCGGTTTGAACGCCGCGCGCTTCTCCGCTGAGAAAGAGGGCTGGGCACCAGGCCGTTCTCAGGCGTATCTGGGCGTGCTGGTTGACGATCTCTGCACGCTGGGTACCAAAGAGCCGTATCGTATGTTTACCTCTCGCGCTGAATATCGCCTGATGCTTCGTGAAGATAACGCCGACCTGCGTCTGACCGAAATGGGCCGCGAGCTGGGTCTGGTCGATGACGAACGCTGGGCGCGCTTCAACGAAAAGCTGGAGCGCATTGAGCAGGAACGTCAGCGCCTGAAAACCACCTGGGTGAATCCGCAGGCGGAAACCGCCGCCGAAGTAAACGCTCACTTAACCGCGCCGCTGTCGCGTGAAGCCAGCGGGGAAGATCTGCTGCGCCGTCCTGAAGTCACCTACGAGAACCTGGTCAAACTGACCGCCTTCGCGCCGGGGCTGGAAGACGCTGAAGCGGCAGAGCAGGTTGAGATCCAGGTGAAGTACGAAGGTTACATCGCGCGTCAGCAGGATGAGATCGAAAAACAGCAGCGTAACGAAAACACGCTGCTGCCGGAAATGCTGGACTACCGCCAGGTGACGGGCCTTTCCAACGAAGTGATCGCCAAGCTGAACGATCACAAACCGGTATCGATCGGCCAGGCATCCCGTATCTCCGGCGTCACGCCTGCAGCGATTTCGATCCTGCTGGTCTGGCTGAAAAAGCAGGGCATGCTGCGCCGCAGCGCGTAATGCCCAGAACATTGCCCGGTGGCGCTGCGCTTACCGGGCCTGATGAACCCGTAGGGCGGGTAAGCGAAGCGCCACCCGCCACCTAAGTTTTCCAACAGGTATTCACCGTGCTCAACAAACTCTCTCGTCTGCTGGATCAGGCAGGTATTTCGCTCACCGATCACCAGAAAAATCAGCTGGTGGCCTATGTCGATATGCTGAACAAATGGAACAAAGCGTACAACCTGACTTCAGTACGTGACCCCAACGAGATGCTGGTACGCCATATTCTCGATAGCATCGTGGTTGCCCCGTGGCTGAAAGGTGAGCGTTTTATCGACGTGGGTACGGGACCTGGTTTACCGGGCGTTCCGCTGTCGATTGTTCGCCCTGAGAGCCACTTCACGCTGCTGGACAGCCTTGGCAAGCGCGTGCGCTTTTTACGTCAGGTACAGCATGAGCTGAAGCTTGAAAACATCACGCCCGTGCAGAGCAGGGTAGAGGAGTTCCCGGCAGAGCCGCCGTTTGACGGTGTTATCAGCCGCGCGTTTGCTTCGCTCAATGATATGGTGAGCTGGTGTAAGCACTTGCCGGCAGAGAATGGCCGCTTTTATGCGCTGAAAGGGCAGTTGCCAGGCGATGAGATTGAACAGCTCCCGGACGGTTTTGCTGTTGAATCCATCGAGAAATTACACATTCCTCAGCTCGATGGGGAGCGTCATCTGGTGATAATTAAGCCAAACAATTTTTAAAAAATTAATAAAAAATGTGGAATTTGTGCTGTTCTTCGCATGTTAAAAAACAGCACAACTACCGGGGATTTACCGGTGAGCTTTTAACCTCTTTTTCACTAAGGTTTTTCTTCAGGTTAACCTGGCCACTTTTATTCACCGAGAAGATAGTCATCTGTGAAAATATAAGTCTGCTAAAAGTGGGAGGCAGTAACCAGAACGCAATGTTAATTTTTTATTAAGAATGTCAATAAAACGTTTTTATTGTGTACTGGGCTGTTTTGAAAATAGTTACGACGTTTTGCTTTTAATTTCATAAAGTTAAATTTATGCGATTTGCGCCTTTGATAAATACAACCTTATCGCAAATGTGTGTTTTGTGATCTCGTGCACGCTTTATCGCCAACGTTTTCGCGCTGTTTGCAGTTTTGCTCGAAGGTTGACGCTTTCAGCGAAAGTTAAAAAATAGCGGTGGGGAAAAATATTTAAACATTTATTCACCTTTTCGCTACTTAATGTTTGAAATCACGGGTGCGCACCGTATAATTTGACCGCTTTTTGATGCTTGACTCTGAGCCTTAAAGGACGTTTTATACGACACGCGGCATACCTCGAAGGGAGCAGGAGTAAAAACGTGATGTCTGTGTCGCTCTTGAGTAGAAACGTTGCTCGTAAGCTTCTGTTCATTCAGTTTCTGGCTGTGATAGCAAGTGGACTGCTGTTTAGCCTCAAAGACCCCTTCTGGGGCATCTCCGCCGTGTGCGGGGGTTTGGCGGTTGTGCTGCCAAACGTGTTGTTTATGATTTTTGCCTGGCGTCATCAGGCGCATACACCCGCCAAAGGCCGCGTGGCCTGGTCCTTCGCCCTCGGCGAAGTGTGTAAGGTGTTGCTGACCTTTGCTCTACTGGTGATGGCGCTGGCGGTTTTGAAAGTGGTCTTCATGCCGCTGATAGCAACGTGGGTTTTGGTGCTGGTGGTACAAGTTCTGGCTCCAGCTGTAATCAATAACAAAGGGTAAAAGGCATCATGGCTTCAGAAAATATGACGCCGCAGGATTACATAGGTCACCATCTGAATAACCTTCAGCTGGACCTGCGTACATTCTCGCTGGTGGATCCACATAACCCCCCGGCCACCTTCTGGACGATCAACATCGACTCCATGTTCTTCTCGGTGGTTTTGGGTCTTCTGTTCCTGGCCATGTTCCGCGGTGTTGCTAAACGAGCGACCAGCGGTGTACCAGGGAAATTCCAGACATTCATCGAAATGATCATCGGCTTCGTCCATGGCAGCGTCAAAGACATGTACCATGGTAAGAGCAAGCTGATTGCTCCGCTGGCCCTGACCGTGTTCGTTTGGGTCTTCCTGATGAACCTGATGGACCTGCTGCCAATCGATCTGCTGCCGTTTATCGGCGAGCATATCTTCGGCCTGCCTGCGCTGCGTGTTGTACCGTCTGCGGACGTGAACATCACCCTGTCGATGGCGCTGGGCGTGTTTATCCTGATTCTTTTCTACAGCATCAAAATGAAAGGCGTAAGCGGCTTTGTGAAAGAGCTTACCTTGCAGCCGTTCAACCACTGGGCGTTTATTCCGGTCAACCTGATCCTGGAAGGCGTTAGCCTGCTGTCCAAACCTGTTTCACTGGGTCTGCGACTGTTCGGCAACATGTATGCGGGTGAGCTGATTTTCATTCTGATCGCGGGTCTTCTGCCGTGGTGGTCACAGTGGATTCTGAATGTGCCATGGGCCATTTTCCACATCCTGATCATTACGCTGCAAGCCTTTATCTTCATGGTTCTGACGATCGTCTATCTGTCGATGGCGTCTGAAGAGCACTGATTTTTTACCAACACTACTACGTTTTAATTGAAACAAACTGGAGACTGTCATGGAAAACCTGAATATGGATCTGCTGTACATGGCTGCCGCTGTGATGATGGGTCTGGCGGCTATCGGTGCTGCGATCGGTATCGGCATCCTCGGGGGCAAATTCCTGGAAGGCGCAGCGCGTCAACCTGATCTGATTCCTCTGCTGCGTACTCAGTTCTTTATCGTTATGGGTCTGGTGGATGCTATCCCAATGATCGCTGTAGGTCTGGGTCTGTACGTGATGTTTGCTGTCGCGTAGTAGTAGTTTTAAAACCCTAAGCCACAGAAATTAAAGAGGTATTGTGCTGTGAACATGAACGCAACAATCCTCGGCCAGGCCATCGCGTTTATTCTCTTTGTCTGGTTCTGCATGAAGTATGTATGGCCGCCTTTAATGGCTGCCATCGAAAAACGTCAGAAAGAAATTGCTGACGGTCTGGCTTCTGCAGAACGCGCTAAGAAAGATTTGGACCTTGCACAGGCCAACGCGACAGACCAGCTGAAAAAAGCGAAAGCTGAAGCTCAGGTAATCATTGAACAGGCTAACAAACGCCGTTCTCAGATCCTGGACGAAGCCAAAGCTGAAGCAGAACAGGAACGTACTAAGATCGTGACACAAGCTCAGGCAGAAATTGATGCTGAGCGTAAACGTGCTCGTGAAGAACTGCGTAAGCAGGTTGCGATTCTGGCTGTTGCTGGCGCCGAGAAGATCATCGAACGTTCCGTGGATGAAGCTGCTAACAGCGACATCGTGGACAAACTTGTCGCTGAACTGTAAGGAGGGAGGGGCTGATGTCTGAATTTGTTACGGTAGCTCGCCCCTACGCCAAAGCAGCTTTTGACTTTGCTGTCGAACACCAAAATGTCGATCGCTGGCAGGATATGCTGGCGTTTGCCGCTGAGGTGACGAAAAACGAACAAATGGCTGAGTTGCTTTCCGGTGCGTTAGCACCTGAAACTCTCGCCGCGTCGTTTATCGCCGTGTGCGGAGAGCAACTGGATGCCAACGGCCAGAACCTGATTAAGGTGATGGCAGAAAATGGTCGTCTCCGTGTGCTCCCGGATGTTCTTGAGCAGTTTGAGCACTTACGTGCCCTTAGTGAAGCAACCGCTGAAGTTGAAGTGACTTCTGCGACTGAACTGAGTAATGAACAGCTTGCGAAAATCACCGCCGCGATGGAAAAACGTCTGTCACGCAAAGTTAAGCTGAATTGCAAAATCGATAAGTCTGTAATGGCAGGCGTAATCATCCGTTCGGGTGATATGGTCATTGATGGCAGCGTACGCGGCCGTCTTGAACGCCTTGCAGACGTCTTGCAGTCTTAAGGGGACTGGAGCATGCAACTGAATTCCACCGAAATCAGCGAACTGATCAAGCAGCGCATTGCTCAGTTCAGTGTTGTGAGTGAAGCTCACAACGAAGGTACTATTGTTTCTGTAAGTGACGGTGTTATCCGCATCCACGGCCTGGCCGATTGTATGCAGGGTGAGATGATTTCCCTGCCGGGTAACCGTTACGCTATCGCACTGAACCTGGAGCGCGACTCCGTAGGTGCAGTTGTGATGGGTCCATACGCTGACCTCGCCGAAGGCATGAAGGTTAAGTGTACTGGCCGTATTCTGGAAGTGCCGGTTGGCCGTGGCCTGCTGGGTCGCGTTGTTAACACCCTGGGTGCGCCAATCGACGGTAAAGGTCCGGTTGAGCACGATGGCTTCTCTCCAATCGAAGTTATCGCACCAGGCGTTATCGACCGTCAGTCCGTAGATCAGCCTGTTCAGACAGGTTATAAGTCCGTTGATGCCATGATCCCAATCGGTCGTGGTCAGCGTGAACTGATCATCGGTGACCGTCAGACCGGTAAAACTGCGATGGCTATCGACGCCATCATCAACCAGCGTGATTCCGGCATCAAATGCGTGTACGTGGCCATCGGCCAGAAAGCGTCCACCATTTCTAACGTGGTTCGTAAACTGGAAGAGCACGGCGCACTGTCTAACACCATCGTTGTGGTAGCAACCGCGTCTGAATCTGCTGCACTGCAATACCTGGCACCATACGCCGGTTGCGCAATGGGCGAATACTTCCGTGACCGCGGTGAAGATGCGCTGATTGTATACGATGACCTGTCTAAACAGGCTGTTGCTTATCGTCAGGTTTCCCTGCTGCTCCGTCGTCCACCTGGACGTGAAGCGTTCCCTGGCGACGTATTCTACCTCCACTCTCGTCTGCTGGAGCGTGCTTCCCGCGTTAACGCGGAATACGTCGAGAACTTCACCAAAGGTGAAGTGAAGGGTAAAACGGGCTCTCTGACCGCTCTGCCGATCATTGAAACCCAGGCGGGTGACGTTTCTGCGTTCGTTCCGACCAACGTAATCTCCATTACCGATGGTCAGATCTTCCTGGAAACCAACCTGTTTAACTCCGGTATTCGTCCGGCGGTTAACCCGGGTATCTCCGTATCCCGTGTTGGTGGTGCTGCTCAGACCAAGATCATCAAGAAACTGTCCGGTGGTATCCGTACCGCGCTGGCACAGTATCGTGAACTGGCTGCGTTCTCTCAGTTCGCATCCGATCTGGACGAAGCAACCCGTAAACAGCTGAGCCACGGTCAGAAAGTGACCGAGCTGCTGAAGCAGAAACAGTACGCACCAATGTCTGTTGCTCAGCAGGGCCTGGTACTGTTCGCGGCTGAACGCGGTTACCTCGAAGATGTGGAACTGGCGAAAATCGGTAGCTTCGAAGCCGCTCTGCTGGCTTACGTCGACCGTGATCACGCTCCGCTGATGCAAGAGATCAACCAGACCGGTGGCTATAACGACGAAATCGAAGGCAAGCTGAAAGCTATCCTCGATTCCTTCAAAGCAACCCAATCCTGGTAATCGTCCGGCGGCTTGTCTCAGGACAAGCCGCCTGGCATTGAGGAGAAGCTCATGGCCGGCGCAAAAGAGATACGTAGTAAGATCGCAAGCGTCCAGAACACGCAAAAGATCACTAAAGCGATGGAGATGGTCGCCGCTTCCAAAATGCGTAAATCGCAGGATCGCATGGCGGCCAGCCGTCCTTATGCAGAAACCATGCGCAAAGTGATTGGTCACCTTGCAAACGGTAATCTGGAATATAAGCACCCTTACCTGGAAGAACGCGACGTTAAGCGCGTGGGCTACCTGGTGGTGTCGACCGACCGTGGTCTGTGTGGCGGCTTGAACATTAACCTGTTCAAAAAACTGCTGGCGGATATGAAAGCATGGTCTGAAAAAGGCGTTCAGTGCGATATCGCAATGATCGGCTCTAAAGGCGTCTCTTTCTTTAACTCCGTTGGTGGCAACATTGTCGCTCAGGTAACTGGTATGGGTGATAACCCGTCCCTGTCCGAACTGATCGGCCCGGTTAAAGTGATGTTGCAGGCCTATGATGAAGGCCGTCTGGACAGACTGTACGTTGTCAGCAACAAATTCATTAACACCATGTCTCAGGTTCCAACGCTCACTCAGATGCTGCCGTTACCGGCATCAGAAGATGACGAGCTGAAGCAAAAAGCCTGGGATTACCTGTATGAACCCGATCCGAAACCGCTGCTGGATACCCTGCTGCGTCGTTACGTTGAATCTCAGGTTTATCAGGGCGTTGTAGAAAACCTGGCCAGCGAGCAGGCCGCACGAATGGTGGCGATGAAAGCCGCGACCGATAATGGCGGCAGCCTGATTAAAGAGCTGCAGTTGGTTTACAACAAAGCTCGTCAGGCCAGCATTACTCAGGAACTCACCGAGATCGTCTCGGGGGCCGCCGCGGTTTAACCAGGTTTACGAATTACGTAGAGGATTCAAGATGGCTACTGGAAAGATTGTCCAGGTAATCGGCGCCGTGGTGGACGTCGAGTTCCCTCAGGACGCCGTACCACGCGTGTACGACGCGCTTGAGGTACAGAATGGTAACGAGAGCCTGGTGCTGGAAGTTCAGCAGCAGCTCGGCGGCGGTATCGTGCGTACCATCGCGATGGGTTCTTCCGACGGTCTGCGTCGTGGTCTGGAAGTCAAAGACCTTGAGCACCCGATCGAAGTCCCGGTAGGTAAAGCAACACTGGGTCGTATCATGAACGTATTGGGTCAGCCAATCGACATGAAAGGCGACATCGGTGAAGAAGAGCGTTGGGCTATCCACCGCGCAGCACCTTCCTACGAAGAGCTGTCCAGCTCTCAGGAACTGCTGGAAACCGGTATCAAAGTTATCGACCTGATGTGTCCGTTCGCGAAGGGCGGTAAAGTTGGTCTTTTCGGTGGTGCAGGTGTTGGTAAAACCGTAAACATGATGGAGCTGATCCGTAACATCGCGATCGAGCACTCCGGTTACTCCGTGTTTGCGGGCGTAGGTGAACGTACTCGTGAGGGTAACGACTTCTACCACGAAATGACCGACTCCAACGTTCTGGACAAAGTATCCCTGGTTTACGGCCAGATGAACGAGCCACCAGGAAACCGTCTGCGCGTTGCGCTGACCGGTCTGACGATGGCTGAGAAGTTCCGTGACGAAGGCCGTGACGTTCTGCTGTTCGTTGATAACATCTATCGTTACACCCTGGCCGGTACGGAAGTATCTGCACTGCTGGGTCGTATGCCTTCAGCGGTAGGTTATCAGCCTACGCTGGCGGAAGAGATGGGTGTTCTTCAGGAACGTATCACCTCTACCAAAACCGGTTCTATCACCTCCGTTCAGGCGGTATACGTACCTGCGGATGACTTGACTGACCCATCTCCAGCAACCACCTTTGCGCACTTAGATGCAACCGTGGTACTGAGCCGTCAGATCGCGTCTCTGGGTATCTACCCGGCCGTTGACCCGCTGGACTCCACCAGCCGTCAGCTGGATCCACTGGTTGTGGGTCAGGAACACTACGACACCGCGCGTGGCGTACAGTCCCTGCTGCAGCGTTACCAGGAACTGAAAGACATCATCGCCATCTTGGGTATGGATGAACTGTCTGAAGAAGACAAACTGGTGGTAGCACGTGCGCGTAAGATCCAGCGCTTCCTGTCCCAGCCGTTCTTCGTTGCGGAAGTATTCACCGGTTCTCCGGGTAAATACGTTTCCCTGAAAGACACCATCCGTGGCTTTAAAGGCATTATGGAAGGCGAATACGACCACCTGCCAGAGCAGGCGTTCTACATGGTTGGTTCCATCGAAGAAGCCGTGGAAAAAGCCAAAAAACTTTAACGCCTTAATCGGAGGGTGATATGGCAATGACTTACCACCTGGACGTCGTCAGCGCAGAGCAACAAATGTTCTCTGGTCTGGTCGAGAAAATCCAGGTAACGGGTAGTGAAGGTGAACTGGGTATTTTCCCGGGTCACGCACCGCTGCTCACCGCCATTAAGCCTGGTATGATCCGCATCGTTAAACAGTTCGGTCACGAAGAGTTTATCTATCTGTCCGGCGGCATTCTTGAAGTGCAGCCTGGCAGTGTGACCGTTCTGGCCGATACCGCTATCCGTGGCCAGGATCTCGACGAAGCGCGAGCCCTGGAATCGAAGCGTAAGGCTGAAGAGCACATTAGCAGCTCTCATGGTGACGTGGATTACGCTCAGGCGTCTGCGGAGCTGGCCAAAGCGATCGCGAAACTGCGCGTTATCGAGTTGACCAAAAAAGCGATGTAACACCGGCTTGAAAAGCACAAAAGCCAGTCTGGATACCAGGCTGGCTTTTTTTTTCGGCCTTAATTCATGATGAAAAAGATGTAGAATTTTAAGCATCAAACGTTTTTACTTCACACTCAAACTACCGTCAGGATGCGTATGTCAAACAGTGCGATGAGCGTGGTGATCCTTGCCGCTGGCAAAGGGACCCGCATGTATTCCGATCTGCCTAAGGTGCTCCACACGCTTGCAGGAAAGCCAATGGTGCAGCATGTCATTGATGCAGCGAACGAGCTGGGTGCCAGTCAGGTCCACCTGGTCTACGGTCACGGCGGCGATCTGCTTAAAAAGACGCTGAGCGATGACAAGCTCAACTGGGTGCTTCAGGCCGAACAGCTGGGCACAGGCCATGCGATGCAGCAGGCTGCGCCTTTCTTTGCGGATGACGAAGACATTTTGATGCTCTACGGCGATGTCCCGCTGATCTCCGTTGAAACTCTGACTCGCCTGCGTGAAGCCAAACCGCAGGGCGGCATCGGTTTGTTGACCGTCGTGCTGGACGATCCAAGCGGTTATGGTCGCATCACCCGTGAAAACGGCAACGTCACGGGTATTGTTGAGCACAAAGATGCCAGCGACGAACAGCGCCAGATTCAGGAGATCAACACCGGTA is a window of Enterobacter cloacae complex sp. ECNIH7 DNA encoding:
- the atpH gene encoding F0F1 ATP synthase subunit delta — protein: MSEFVTVARPYAKAAFDFAVEHQNVDRWQDMLAFAAEVTKNEQMAELLSGALAPETLAASFIAVCGEQLDANGQNLIKVMAENGRLRVLPDVLEQFEHLRALSEATAEVEVTSATELSNEQLAKITAAMEKRLSRKVKLNCKIDKSVMAGVIIRSGDMVIDGSVRGRLERLADVLQS
- the atpA gene encoding F0F1 ATP synthase subunit alpha, translating into MQLNSTEISELIKQRIAQFSVVSEAHNEGTIVSVSDGVIRIHGLADCMQGEMISLPGNRYAIALNLERDSVGAVVMGPYADLAEGMKVKCTGRILEVPVGRGLLGRVVNTLGAPIDGKGPVEHDGFSPIEVIAPGVIDRQSVDQPVQTGYKSVDAMIPIGRGQRELIIGDRQTGKTAMAIDAIINQRDSGIKCVYVAIGQKASTISNVVRKLEEHGALSNTIVVVATASESAALQYLAPYAGCAMGEYFRDRGEDALIVYDDLSKQAVAYRQVSLLLRRPPGREAFPGDVFYLHSRLLERASRVNAEYVENFTKGEVKGKTGSLTALPIIETQAGDVSAFVPTNVISITDGQIFLETNLFNSGIRPAVNPGISVSRVGGAAQTKIIKKLSGGIRTALAQYRELAAFSQFASDLDEATRKQLSHGQKVTELLKQKQYAPMSVAQQGLVLFAAERGYLEDVELAKIGSFEAALLAYVDRDHAPLMQEINQTGGYNDEIEGKLKAILDSFKATQSW
- the atpG gene encoding F0F1 ATP synthase subunit gamma → MAGAKEIRSKIASVQNTQKITKAMEMVAASKMRKSQDRMAASRPYAETMRKVIGHLANGNLEYKHPYLEERDVKRVGYLVVSTDRGLCGGLNINLFKKLLADMKAWSEKGVQCDIAMIGSKGVSFFNSVGGNIVAQVTGMGDNPSLSELIGPVKVMLQAYDEGRLDRLYVVSNKFINTMSQVPTLTQMLPLPASEDDELKQKAWDYLYEPDPKPLLDTLLRRYVESQVYQGVVENLASEQAARMVAMKAATDNGGSLIKELQLVYNKARQASITQELTEIVSGAAAV
- the atpD gene encoding F0F1 ATP synthase subunit beta gives rise to the protein MATGKIVQVIGAVVDVEFPQDAVPRVYDALEVQNGNESLVLEVQQQLGGGIVRTIAMGSSDGLRRGLEVKDLEHPIEVPVGKATLGRIMNVLGQPIDMKGDIGEEERWAIHRAAPSYEELSSSQELLETGIKVIDLMCPFAKGGKVGLFGGAGVGKTVNMMELIRNIAIEHSGYSVFAGVGERTREGNDFYHEMTDSNVLDKVSLVYGQMNEPPGNRLRVALTGLTMAEKFRDEGRDVLLFVDNIYRYTLAGTEVSALLGRMPSAVGYQPTLAEEMGVLQERITSTKTGSITSVQAVYVPADDLTDPSPATTFAHLDATVVLSRQIASLGIYPAVDPLDSTSRQLDPLVVGQEHYDTARGVQSLLQRYQELKDIIAILGMDELSEEDKLVVARARKIQRFLSQPFFVAEVFTGSPGKYVSLKDTIRGFKGIMEGEYDHLPEQAFYMVGSIEEAVEKAKKL
- a CDS encoding F0F1 ATP synthase subunit epsilon produces the protein MAMTYHLDVVSAEQQMFSGLVEKIQVTGSEGELGIFPGHAPLLTAIKPGMIRIVKQFGHEEFIYLSGGILEVQPGSVTVLADTAIRGQDLDEARALESKRKAEEHISSSHGDVDYAQASAELAKAIAKLRVIELTKKAM